Proteins encoded in a region of the Panicum hallii strain FIL2 chromosome 3, PHallii_v3.1, whole genome shotgun sequence genome:
- the LOC112887158 gene encoding ent-kaur-16-ene synthase, chloroplastic-like — MASLRPSSPHEPLLLLGHQSSILLGHRPGLLFLPTRTRRAVLAARSSSSSVRRGEKPVEDRIREQLLNAGPPPPPSSYDTAWVAMVPAPGSPQASRFPQCVDWILRNQRGDGSWGPAPGSGDPWSLLVKDALSSTMACVLALRTWGVGDEHVGKGLRFIGHNASFVTDDRSDTPAGFNVIFPGMLAHGIGMGLEIPLAPADVDAILRLRDTELKSMGSSGSRAFMAYVAEGLGNLLDWDQAMEYQRKNGSLFNSPATTAAAAIHNYNGRALDYLDSLISRFGSSVPTVYPRNAYSRLRMVDTLEKMGISLGFSGEIDSILDTIYSSWLAKDEEITQDMATCAMAFRLLRLHGYDVASDGLAQFSEESSFYDSVQGYLNDSEALQELYKASHVQIFEEEPVLESIGSWSAKLLKEQLCSNKISRSVDPGEVEHVLKFPSYGTVDRLEHRRNIEQSKIGGFQMLKSAYRACQIDEGMVALAADGFHSCQALYQQELQSLNSWVKVMRLDELEFARLMPLVCLLPPASTMFPSELSEARLAYAMELILVTIVDDLFDVGGSKEEMENLVTLIEKWDAHEEVDFCSETVEIVFRAVYHTSNLLGAKAAAVQNRSVIHHIAELWADLARAMMAEAEWTLRGHVPSLEEYMAVTVPSFGLGPIALTSLYLIGPELTEEMVRSREYGEMLRRVATCARLLNDLRTYEREEEQGKATSVLLRARRHGGSVEAARAEVRSAVAASRSELMRLVVRDSGAVPRAVRQEFWNICKVAHLMYREEDGFASTRETMRAANAVVHEPLAWRLGGKIESPAESVNLS, encoded by the exons ATGGCGTCGCTGAGGCCATCATCACCCCATGaacccctcctcctccttgggCACCAATCCTCCATTCTTCTTGGCCACAGGCCAGGTCTGCTGTTCCTGCCAACACGAACGCGACGGGCCGTTCTTGCTGcccgtagcagcagcagcagcgttaGGAGAGGGGAGAAGCCGGTGGAGGACAGGATCAGGGAGCAGCTCCTGAacgccgggccgccgccgccgccgtcgtcgtacGACACGGCGTGGGTCGCCATGGTGCCGGCGCCGGGGTCCCCTCAGGCGTCGCGCTTCCCGCAGTGCGTGGACTGGATCCTGCGGAACCAGCGCGGCGACGGCTCGTGGGGGCCGGCGCCGGGCAGCGGCGACCCGTGGTCGCTACTCGTCAAGGACGCGCTCTCGTCGACGATGGCGTGCGTCCTCGCGCTCCGGACGTGGGGCGTCGGCGACGAGCACGTCGGCAAAG GGCTCCGCTTCATCGGGCACAACGCGTCCTTCGTGACGGACGACAGAAGCGACACTCCGGCAGGGTTCAACGTCATCTTCCCCGGCATGCTCGCGCACGGCATCGGCATGGGGCTGGAGATCCCACTGGCCCCTGCCGACGTCGACGCCATCCTCCGGCTGCGTGACACGGAGCTGAAAAG CATGGGTTCTTCTGGAAGTAGAGCTTTCATGGCCTACGTAGCAGAAGGCTTGGGGAACCTGCTAGACTGGGACCAGGCGATGGAGTACCAGAGGAAGAACGGATCGTTGTTCAACTCACCGGCAACAACGGCCGCAGCTGCGATCCACAACTACAACGGGAGAGCACTCGACTACCTGGATTCCCTCATCAGCAGGTTCGGCAGCTCAG TGCCGACTGTGTATCCGCGGAACGCGTACTCCCGGCTTCGCATGGTGGACACGTTGGAAAAGATGGGGATCTCTCTGGGATTTTCCGGTGAAATAGACAGCATACTTGACACGATATACAG CTCCTGGCTGGCCAAGGATGAGGAGATAACGCAGGACATGGCGACGTGCGCAATGGCGTTCCGCCTCCTGCGTTTGCACGGATACGATGTTGCGTCTG ATGGGTTGGCCCAATTCAGCGAAGAATCCAGCTTCTACGATTCCGTCCAAGGGTATCTAAATGATAGTGAAGCATTACAAGAACTGTACAAAGCATCACATGTTCAGATCTTTGAGGAGGAGCCGGTCCTGGAAAGCATTGGCTCTTGGTCAGCTAAACTTCTGAAGGAACAGCTGTGTTCCAACAAGATATCGAGATCTGTAGACCCCGGAGAG GTGGAACATGTGCTCAAATTTCCCTCCTACGGCACCGTAGACCGACTGGAGCACAGGAGGAACATTGAACAGTCTAAGATAGGGGGCTTCCAGATGCTAAAATCAGCATACCG CGCTTGTCAGATAGACGAAGGAATGGTCGCGCTGGCAGCTGATGGGTTCCATTCCTGTCAGGCTTTGTACCAACAAGAGCTTCAGAGCCTCAATAG CTGGGTGAAAGTGATGAGACTGGACGAGCTGGAGTTTGCAAGACTGATGCCGCTGGTCTGCCTGTTGCCACCTGCTTCCACCATGTTCCCCTCTGAGCTATCCGAGGCTCGCCTTGCCTATGCCATGGAACTCATCCTGGTGACCATAGTCGATGACCTGTTCGACGTCGGGGGATCAAAGGAAGAGATGGAGAACCTCGTCACGCTCATCGAAAA GTGGGACGCGCACGAAGAAGTTGACTTCTGCTCCGAGACCGTGGAGATTGTTTTCCGCGCCGTCTACCACACCAGCAACCTGCTCGGAGCTAAGGCCGCGGCAGTGCAGAACCGCAGCGTCATCCACCACATTGCCGAGCTC TGGGCAGACCTGGCGAGAGCCATGATGGCCGAGGCGGAGTGGACGCTGAGAGGGCACGTGCCATCTTTGGAGGAGTACATGGCGGTCACGGTGCCGTCGTTCGGGCTGGGCCCGATCGCCCTCACGTCGCTCTACCTCATCGGGCCGGAGCTCACCGAGGAGATGGTCCGGAGCCGGGAGTACGGCGAGATGTTGCGGCGCGTCGCCACCTGCGCCCGCCTCCTGAACGACCTCCGGACGTACGAGCGGGAGGAGGAGCAAGGGAAGGCGACCAGCGTCCTGCTGCGGGCTCGTCGCCACGGCGGCTCCGTCGAGGCGGCCAGGGCGGAGGTGAGGAGCGCCGTCGCGGCGTCCAGGAGCGAGCTGATGAGGCTGGTGGTCAGGGACAGCGGCGCTGTGCCGCGGGCGGTGCGGCAGGAGTTCTGGAACATTTGCAAGGTCGCCCACCTGATGTACAGGGAGGAGGACGGCTTTGCGTCGACCAGGGAGACGATGCGCGCGGCCAACGCGGTGGTGCACGAGCCGCTGGCCTGGCGGCTGGGAGGGAAGATCGAATCCCCGGCGGAAAGCGTTAACCTCTCGTAG